From Quadrisphaera sp. DSM 44207, the proteins below share one genomic window:
- a CDS encoding NAD(P)H-dependent glycerol-3-phosphate dehydrogenase, protein MRAAAARRVAVLGAGSWGTTFAQVLADASAHARVVVWGRRAEVVSGIAERSENPAYLPGVRLPAGVTATRDAGEALEGADLVVLAVPVQQLRATLARHAAAVPPGAVVVSLLKGLEAQTHLRVTQVVEEVLRAQPHGPPPVAVVSGPNLAREIAERRPTATVVAAADAAVAAAVARACSTSYFRPFTSQDVVGVEVAGAVKNLLAVAVGLSEGLGLGDNAKASVMARGLAETTRLVMALGGSAATVAGLAGAGDAFATCASNLSRNHRLGVGLSRGERLEDVLAGLGGTAEAVATSRSVTELAAGVGVAMPVVEQVTAVLHRGRHPREAAALLLSRPVGPEAA, encoded by the coding sequence GTGAGGGCGGCCGCCGCGCGCCGCGTCGCCGTCCTCGGGGCGGGCAGCTGGGGCACCACCTTCGCCCAGGTCCTCGCCGACGCCTCCGCGCACGCCCGCGTCGTCGTCTGGGGGCGGCGCGCGGAGGTCGTCTCCGGCATCGCGGAGCGCTCCGAGAACCCCGCGTACCTGCCCGGGGTGCGGCTGCCGGCCGGCGTGACCGCGACCCGGGACGCAGGCGAGGCGCTGGAGGGCGCCGACCTCGTCGTCCTCGCCGTGCCCGTCCAGCAGCTGCGCGCCACCCTGGCGCGCCACGCGGCCGCGGTGCCGCCCGGCGCGGTGGTCGTCAGCCTCCTCAAGGGCCTGGAGGCGCAGACGCACCTGCGGGTCACGCAGGTCGTCGAGGAGGTGCTGCGCGCGCAGCCGCACGGGCCGCCGCCCGTCGCGGTGGTCTCCGGCCCCAACCTCGCGCGGGAGATCGCCGAGCGGCGCCCGACCGCGACCGTGGTGGCCGCCGCGGACGCCGCCGTCGCCGCCGCCGTCGCCCGGGCGTGCTCCACGAGCTACTTCCGCCCCTTCACGTCGCAGGACGTCGTGGGCGTGGAGGTCGCCGGAGCGGTGAAGAACCTGCTCGCCGTGGCCGTGGGCCTGTCCGAGGGCCTGGGCCTGGGGGACAACGCCAAGGCCTCGGTGATGGCCCGCGGCCTCGCCGAGACCACGCGGCTGGTCATGGCGCTCGGCGGCTCGGCGGCCACGGTCGCCGGCCTGGCCGGCGCGGGGGACGCCTTCGCCACGTGCGCCTCGAACCTGTCGCGCAACCACCGCCTGGGCGTCGGCCTCAGCCGGGGCGAGCGCCTCGAGGACGTCCTCGCCGGCCTCGGCGGAACGGCCGAGGCGGTGGCGACGTCCCGGTCGGTCACCGAGCTGGCCGCGGGCGTCGGCGTCGCGATGCCGGTGGTGGAGCAGGTCACGGCCGTGCTGCACCGCGGGCGCCACCCGCGCGAGGCGGCCGCGCTGCTGCTCTCCCGGCCCGTGGGCCCCGAGGCGGCCTAG
- a CDS encoding GNAT family N-acetyltransferase — MGADAADGDEVVLGLGAEPSGLRTAEVRRVDVAAATPDDALALAELAARTFPLACPPGTDPAAVARHVAEELAPERFAAWARDRDRVLLLARREGAAGPAGYVLLVADPAPPAPVAGPAVLLSKAYVAADEQGSGLARVLVVAALGAARERFGARPVWLGTNRQNARAQAFYRRLGFEQVGSRTFVVGGQEHDDVVLLLADGAPAG; from the coding sequence GTGGGGGCCGACGCCGCCGACGGCGACGAGGTCGTCCTCGGGCTGGGCGCCGAGCCGAGCGGCCTGCGGACCGCCGAGGTGCGCCGGGTGGACGTGGCGGCAGCGACCCCCGACGACGCCCTGGCGCTCGCGGAGCTGGCGGCGCGCACCTTCCCCCTCGCCTGCCCGCCCGGGACGGACCCCGCCGCCGTGGCGCGGCACGTCGCCGAGGAGCTCGCCCCCGAGCGGTTCGCCGCCTGGGCGCGAGACCGCGACCGCGTCCTGCTGCTGGCCCGCCGGGAGGGCGCCGCCGGGCCCGCCGGGTACGTCCTCCTGGTCGCGGACCCCGCACCGCCAGCGCCCGTGGCGGGCCCGGCCGTGCTGCTGTCCAAGGCGTACGTGGCGGCCGACGAGCAGGGGTCGGGGCTGGCGCGGGTGCTCGTGGTGGCCGCTCTCGGTGCCGCCCGGGAGCGCTTCGGCGCGCGCCCGGTGTGGCTGGGGACGAACCGGCAGAACGCACGCGCGCAGGCGTTCTACCGCCGGCTCGGCTTCGAGCAGGTCGGGAGCCGGACGTTCGTCGTCGGCGGCCAGGAGCACGACGACGTCGTCCTGCTCCTGGCGGACGGCGCGCCCGCCGGCTGA
- a CDS encoding PLP-dependent aspartate aminotransferase family protein — protein MSSREHGAAWSPATRAVAAGRPARTPDAPVNPELVLTSTYHSSQEPTARMYARFANPTWEALEEVLEALEGAPARVFASGMAAVSAVLDRVPPGGLVLTPRGAYNTTLALLDELAAAGRLRVRRLDTTDTAAVEAALDGAALLWLESPTNPLLEVADLRALCAAARAAGALAVVDNTFATPLVQRPLDLGADVVVHSVTKFLAGHSDVVLGAVVTADADLLGALHRSRTLHGAVPGPFEVWLALRGVRTLSVRLERSQASAAELARRLREHPAVSRVRHPSLPDDPGHALALAQMRGFGAVVSLEVRGGAAAADAVCAAVRLWLPATSLGGVESTLERRRRHASEPDVVPEALLRLSVGVEDVEDLWSDLAQALDAVWSPGGP, from the coding sequence GTGAGCTCCCGCGAGCACGGCGCCGCCTGGTCCCCCGCCACCCGGGCCGTGGCCGCCGGCCGCCCTGCGCGCACACCGGACGCGCCGGTCAACCCCGAGCTGGTGCTGACCTCGACGTACCACTCCTCGCAGGAGCCGACGGCGCGCATGTACGCGCGGTTCGCCAACCCCACCTGGGAGGCGCTGGAGGAGGTGCTCGAGGCGCTCGAGGGCGCTCCGGCGCGGGTGTTCGCCTCCGGCATGGCGGCCGTCTCGGCCGTCCTGGACCGCGTGCCGCCCGGCGGGCTCGTGCTCACCCCGCGCGGCGCCTACAACACCACCCTGGCCCTGCTCGACGAGCTGGCCGCCGCCGGACGGCTGCGGGTGCGGCGCCTGGACACCACGGACACCGCGGCCGTCGAGGCAGCCCTGGACGGCGCGGCGCTGCTGTGGCTGGAGTCCCCCACCAACCCGCTGCTGGAGGTCGCCGACCTGCGCGCCCTGTGCGCCGCGGCGCGCGCCGCCGGGGCCCTGGCCGTGGTGGACAACACCTTCGCCACACCGCTGGTGCAGCGCCCGCTCGACCTCGGCGCCGACGTCGTCGTGCACTCGGTGACCAAGTTCCTCGCCGGCCACTCCGACGTCGTCCTCGGCGCGGTGGTCACGGCGGACGCCGACCTGCTGGGGGCCCTGCACCGCTCCCGCACCCTGCACGGCGCCGTGCCGGGGCCCTTCGAGGTGTGGCTGGCGCTGCGCGGGGTGCGCACCCTGTCGGTGCGCCTCGAGCGCTCGCAGGCCTCGGCGGCCGAGCTGGCGCGGCGGCTGCGCGAGCACCCGGCGGTCTCCCGCGTGCGCCACCCCTCGCTGCCCGACGACCCCGGGCACGCGCTCGCGCTCGCGCAGATGCGCGGCTTCGGCGCCGTGGTCTCCCTGGAGGTGCGCGGCGGTGCCGCGGCCGCCGACGCCGTGTGCGCCGCCGTGCGGCTGTGGCTGCCCGCCACGAGCCTCGGCGGGGTGGAGTCGACGCTGGAGCGGCGCCGGCGCCACGCCAGCGAGCCCGACGTCGTCCCCGAGGCGCTGCTGCGGCTCTCGGTCGGCGTCGAGGACGTCGAGGACCTGTGGAGCGACCTGGCGCAGGCGCTCGACGCGGTGTGGAGCCCGGGCGGCCCCTGA
- a CDS encoding D-alanine--D-alanine ligase family protein has product MDEHGRPPARPRVAVVFGGRSSEHAISCATAAGVLGALDRDAWDVVPVGVTREGRWVLAADDPGRWRIAAGGALPEVTAGDGPQVLVPTAADERDLVVLEPDRVPRALGAVDVVLPLLHGPYGEDGTLQGLLEMGSVRYAGSGVLASALSMDKHVARTVLAGAGLPVGPWTALLPGQWEHDPEDCRRRVGELGWPVFVKPARAGSSIGISRVTGPHGLDAAVELALRHDPKVVVEAGVPGVREVECGVLQDVGPDGRRAVSTSLPGEVVVGGEHEFYDFEAKYLDEASVQLLCPAPLDEETTARVRQIAVRAFEAVGAEGLARVDLFLTGDGQLLVNEINTMPGFTQLSMFPRMWAATGVGYPELVDRLLRHALARPTGLR; this is encoded by the coding sequence ATGGACGAGCACGGCCGACCCCCCGCCCGCCCGCGCGTCGCCGTGGTCTTCGGCGGCCGCTCGAGCGAGCACGCCATCAGCTGCGCCACGGCGGCCGGGGTGCTGGGGGCGCTGGACCGCGACGCCTGGGACGTCGTCCCGGTCGGCGTCACCCGCGAGGGCCGCTGGGTGCTGGCCGCGGACGACCCCGGCCGGTGGCGCATCGCCGCCGGGGGCGCGCTGCCCGAGGTCACCGCGGGTGACGGGCCGCAGGTGCTGGTGCCCACGGCCGCGGACGAGCGCGACCTCGTCGTCCTCGAGCCCGACCGGGTGCCGCGCGCGCTGGGCGCCGTGGACGTCGTCCTGCCGCTGCTGCACGGCCCGTACGGCGAGGACGGCACGCTGCAGGGGCTGCTGGAGATGGGCAGCGTGCGCTACGCCGGCTCCGGGGTGCTCGCCTCCGCCCTGAGCATGGACAAGCACGTCGCCCGCACCGTGCTGGCCGGCGCGGGGCTGCCGGTCGGCCCCTGGACGGCGCTGCTGCCGGGGCAGTGGGAGCACGACCCCGAGGACTGCCGCCGCCGCGTCGGGGAGCTGGGGTGGCCGGTGTTCGTCAAGCCCGCGCGCGCCGGCTCCAGCATCGGCATCAGCCGGGTCACCGGCCCGCACGGCCTCGACGCCGCCGTGGAGCTGGCGCTGCGGCACGACCCCAAGGTCGTCGTGGAGGCCGGCGTGCCGGGCGTGCGGGAGGTCGAGTGCGGCGTGCTGCAGGACGTCGGGCCCGACGGGCGGCGCGCGGTGAGCACCTCGCTGCCCGGGGAGGTCGTCGTCGGCGGGGAGCACGAGTTCTACGACTTCGAGGCCAAGTACCTCGACGAGGCCTCCGTGCAGCTGCTGTGCCCGGCGCCGCTGGACGAGGAGACCACCGCCCGGGTGCGCCAGATCGCGGTGCGCGCGTTCGAGGCGGTGGGCGCCGAGGGGCTCGCCCGCGTCGACCTGTTCCTCACCGGCGACGGGCAGCTGCTGGTCAACGAGATCAACACCATGCCGGGGTTCACGCAGCTGTCGATGTTCCCCCGCATGTGGGCCGCCACCGGGGTCGGCTACCCGGAGCTGGTGGACCGCCTGCTGCGCCACGCCCTGGCGCGCCCGACCGGCCTGCGCTGA
- a CDS encoding DUF3515 domain-containing protein produces the protein MRRPAALAGAAAAALASAALGGCAAAVTARAAPDATDPICSQVLVALPEEVGDEARRETTAQATAAWGDPPVVLRCGVTSPGPTTWECVFVEGPEGAGVDWVVVPPEETGGDRVVWVSFGRAPAVELSAPAEAAGELAAVASAVSGAVSVLPSERSCT, from the coding sequence GTGAGGCGGCCCGCCGCGCTCGCCGGGGCCGCCGCAGCGGCGCTGGCGAGCGCGGCGCTGGGCGGGTGCGCGGCCGCCGTCACGGCGCGGGCGGCGCCGGACGCGACGGACCCGATCTGCTCGCAGGTGCTCGTCGCCCTGCCGGAGGAGGTCGGCGACGAGGCGCGCCGGGAGACCACCGCGCAGGCGACCGCCGCCTGGGGTGACCCGCCGGTCGTGCTGCGCTGCGGCGTGACCTCCCCCGGGCCGACGACGTGGGAGTGCGTCTTCGTCGAGGGGCCCGAGGGGGCCGGCGTGGACTGGGTCGTGGTGCCGCCGGAGGAGACCGGCGGGGACCGCGTGGTGTGGGTCAGCTTCGGGCGCGCGCCCGCGGTGGAGCTGTCGGCGCCGGCGGAGGCCGCCGGCGAGCTGGCGGCGGTGGCCTCGGCCGTCAGCGGCGCCGTCTCGGTCCTGCCCAGCGAGCGCAGCTGCACCTGA
- a CDS encoding Lrp/AsnC ligand binding domain-containing protein, whose translation MVEAYVLVQTEVGRAADVAAQVVQLPGVVLAESVMGPYDVVVRVRAAGVDELGPLVMGTLSRVPGITRTVTCTVVHE comes from the coding sequence GTGGTCGAGGCGTACGTGCTGGTGCAGACCGAGGTGGGGCGCGCCGCGGACGTCGCGGCGCAGGTCGTGCAGCTGCCCGGCGTCGTGCTCGCGGAGAGCGTGATGGGCCCCTACGACGTCGTCGTGCGCGTGCGGGCGGCGGGCGTCGACGAGCTCGGCCCGCTCGTCATGGGCACGCTCTCGCGGGTGCCCGGCATCACGAGGACGGTCACGTGCACCGTCGTCCACGAGTGA
- a CDS encoding thiamine-phosphate kinase, producing MPPPAPDAHGPRVAGLGEAGLLARLLPLLPAGPAALLGPGDDAALVAAPDARVVATTDVLVEGRDFRRDWSGGADVGWKAAAQNLADVAAMGAVPTGLLVALAVPQDLPAAWAEDLARGLAACCARAGTGVVGGDLSAASEVVVAVTALGDLQGRPPVRRDGARAGDVLALAGPVGRSAAGLDLLLAGREDLAPDLVAAHRRPTPPLEAGPAAARAGASAMLDVSDGLGQDLGRLAAASGVHVDVDDAAVRQLAADLLPAAGGLAGERGGPGLARRWVLAGGEDHALVAAFPASASPPAPFRRLGRVVPARTDRPALTVGGAADAVLGGWDHFA from the coding sequence GTGCCCCCTCCCGCGCCCGACGCGCACGGTCCGCGCGTCGCGGGGCTGGGGGAGGCCGGGCTGCTGGCCCGCCTCCTGCCGCTGCTGCCGGCCGGCCCCGCGGCCCTGCTGGGGCCCGGTGACGACGCCGCGCTCGTCGCCGCGCCCGACGCCCGCGTGGTCGCCACCACCGACGTGCTCGTCGAGGGCCGCGACTTCCGCCGCGACTGGTCCGGCGGCGCCGACGTCGGCTGGAAGGCCGCCGCGCAGAACCTCGCCGACGTCGCGGCCATGGGCGCGGTGCCCACGGGCCTGCTCGTCGCGCTGGCGGTGCCGCAGGACCTGCCGGCCGCGTGGGCCGAGGACCTCGCGCGCGGGCTGGCGGCCTGCTGCGCGCGGGCGGGCACGGGCGTGGTGGGCGGGGACCTGTCGGCGGCGTCGGAGGTCGTCGTCGCCGTGACGGCCCTGGGGGACCTGCAGGGGCGCCCTCCCGTGCGCCGCGACGGCGCGCGGGCGGGGGACGTGCTCGCGCTCGCGGGGCCGGTCGGCCGCTCGGCGGCGGGGCTGGACCTGCTGCTGGCCGGCCGGGAGGACCTGGCGCCGGACCTGGTGGCCGCCCACCGCCGTCCCACCCCGCCGCTGGAGGCCGGGCCGGCGGCCGCGCGGGCGGGCGCGAGCGCGATGCTCGACGTCAGCGACGGCCTCGGCCAGGACCTGGGCCGCCTCGCCGCGGCGTCCGGGGTGCACGTCGACGTCGACGACGCGGCCGTGCGGCAGCTGGCCGCCGACCTGCTCCCGGCCGCCGGGGGCCTGGCCGGGGAGCGGGGAGGCCCGGGCCTGGCGCGGCGGTGGGTGCTGGCCGGCGGGGAGGACCACGCGCTCGTCGCCGCCTTCCCCGCCTCCGCGTCCCCGCCCGCGCCGTTCCGGCGCCTCGGCCGCGTCGTGCCCGCGCGCACCGACCGGCCCGCGCTCACCGTCGGCGGCGCCGCGGACGCCGTCCTGGGCGGCTGGGACCACTTCGCCTGA
- the rpmB gene encoding 50S ribosomal protein L28, with product MAATCDVCGKGPGFGHNISHSHRRTKRRWNPNIQRVRTMVGGVTPKRVNVCTSCLKAGKVAR from the coding sequence GTGGCTGCCACCTGCGACGTCTGCGGCAAGGGGCCGGGCTTCGGCCACAACATCTCCCACTCCCACCGGCGCACCAAGCGCCGCTGGAACCCCAACATCCAGCGCGTGCGCACGATGGTCGGCGGCGTGACGCCGAAGCGCGTCAACGTGTGCACCTCCTGCCTGAAGGCCGGCAAGGTCGCCCGCTGA
- the rsmD gene encoding 16S rRNA (guanine(966)-N(2))-methyltransferase RsmD: MTRIISGTAGGRTLQVPRGGATRPTSDRVREALFSRLEHAVGLRGARVLDLYAGSGALGLEAASRGAASVLLVEQAAPAAAACRRNAAALGLSAASVRASSVAAALAGEPGEPYDVVLADPPYDLSGTALAGALARLVEGGWLAPGAVVVVERSSRSPEPAWPAGLRPTGDRRYGETVLWWAEHAGEHAGEGAGEGAGEGAGAPARG; encoded by the coding sequence GTGACGCGGATCATCTCCGGCACGGCGGGCGGGCGCACCCTGCAGGTGCCCCGCGGCGGGGCCACCCGGCCCACCTCCGACCGGGTGCGCGAGGCCCTGTTCTCGCGCCTGGAGCACGCGGTGGGGCTGCGGGGCGCCCGCGTGCTGGACCTGTACGCGGGCTCCGGCGCCCTGGGCCTGGAGGCGGCCAGCCGCGGCGCGGCCTCCGTCCTCCTCGTCGAGCAGGCGGCGCCCGCCGCGGCCGCCTGTCGGCGCAACGCCGCCGCCCTGGGCCTGTCCGCGGCGTCCGTGCGGGCCTCCTCCGTCGCGGCCGCTCTGGCCGGCGAGCCCGGCGAGCCCTACGACGTCGTCCTCGCCGACCCGCCCTACGACCTGTCCGGGACGGCGCTCGCCGGCGCGCTCGCCCGCCTCGTCGAGGGCGGCTGGCTCGCGCCGGGGGCCGTGGTCGTCGTCGAGCGCAGCTCCCGCAGCCCCGAGCCGGCCTGGCCCGCGGGCCTGCGCCCCACCGGGGACCGCCGCTACGGGGAGACGGTGCTGTGGTGGGCCGAGCACGCCGGGGAGCACGCCGGGGAGGGCGCCGGGGAGGGCGCCGGGGAGGGCGCCGGCGCGCCCGCCCGCGGCTAG
- the coaD gene encoding pantetheine-phosphate adenylyltransferase has translation MRRAVCPGSFDPVTLGHLDVVARAAVLFDEVVVAVLPNPAKRPAFELAERVAMVTEALAALPAPTRPAPQRVRVEAVTGGLLVDFCRRAGALAVVKGVRTAADVDHETPMALMNRHLSGLETVLLTADPRWAHVSSSLVKEVAGHGGDVSGLVPDAVLARLQALRAAPPAPSSASSSASSTRPATG, from the coding sequence GTGCGCCGCGCCGTCTGCCCCGGGTCCTTCGATCCGGTCACCCTCGGGCACCTCGACGTCGTCGCCCGCGCCGCGGTGCTGTTCGACGAGGTCGTGGTGGCGGTGCTGCCCAACCCGGCCAAGCGGCCCGCGTTCGAGCTCGCCGAGCGCGTCGCGATGGTCACCGAGGCGCTCGCGGCGCTGCCCGCCCCGACCCGCCCCGCGCCGCAGCGCGTGCGCGTGGAGGCCGTGACCGGCGGGCTGCTCGTCGACTTCTGCCGCCGGGCGGGGGCGCTCGCGGTGGTCAAGGGCGTGCGCACCGCCGCGGACGTCGACCACGAGACGCCCATGGCGCTGATGAACCGCCACCTGTCCGGCCTGGAGACGGTGCTGCTGACCGCCGACCCGCGGTGGGCGCACGTGTCCTCCAGCCTCGTCAAGGAGGTCGCCGGCCACGGCGGGGACGTCTCCGGGCTCGTGCCGGACGCCGTCCTCGCCCGCCTGCAGGCCCTGCGGGCGGCACCCCCCGCGCCCTCGAGCGCGTCCTCGAGCGCGTCCTCGACCCGACCGGCGACCGGCTAG
- a CDS encoding DUF177 domain-containing protein — MKHLDLRSPLVLDTHDLGRRAGASQRLTRTVPAPADLGTEVVRVPEGSDLQLDLLLESVVEGVLVSGAVRGRTAGECVRCLDDVQRELDVRLQELFAYPGKSSTEDEDTHELQGDHIDLEPVLRDAVVPALPFQPVCRADCPGLCSECGARLEEDPGHAHESVDPRWAALTTLTTEQTQRPEDRPADDEE, encoded by the coding sequence ATGAAGCACCTCGACCTGCGCTCCCCGCTCGTCCTCGACACCCACGACCTGGGCCGTCGTGCGGGAGCCTCGCAGCGGCTCACGCGCACGGTGCCGGCGCCGGCCGACCTCGGCACCGAGGTGGTCCGCGTCCCCGAGGGCTCCGACCTCCAGCTCGACCTGCTGCTGGAGTCGGTGGTCGAGGGGGTCCTCGTCTCCGGCGCGGTGCGAGGGCGGACGGCCGGGGAGTGCGTGCGGTGCCTCGACGACGTCCAGCGCGAGCTGGACGTGCGGCTGCAGGAGCTGTTCGCCTACCCCGGCAAGTCCTCCACGGAGGACGAGGACACCCACGAGCTGCAGGGCGACCACATCGACCTGGAGCCCGTGCTGCGGGACGCCGTGGTGCCGGCACTGCCGTTCCAACCCGTGTGCCGGGCGGACTGCCCCGGCCTGTGCTCCGAGTGCGGAGCGCGGCTGGAGGAGGACCCCGGCCACGCGCACGAGAGCGTCGACCCCCGGTGGGCGGCGCTGACGACCCTGACGACCGAGCAGACCCAGCGGCCGGAGGACCGGCCCGCGGACGACGAGGAGTGA
- the rpmF gene encoding 50S ribosomal protein L32, translated as MAVPKRKMSRSNTRHRRSQWKAQEQTLTTAVENGATTYARPHQARVVTGSDGTPLYLEYKGRKVKDL; from the coding sequence GTGGCGGTCCCCAAGCGGAAGATGTCCCGCTCCAACACGCGGCACCGCCGCTCGCAGTGGAAGGCGCAGGAGCAGACCCTGACCACCGCGGTCGAGAACGGCGCCACCACCTACGCCCGGCCGCACCAGGCGCGCGTGGTGACCGGCTCCGACGGCACGCCGCTGTACCTCGAGTACAAGGGCCGCAAGGTCAAGGACCTCTGA
- the mutM gene encoding bifunctional DNA-formamidopyrimidine glycosylase/DNA-(apurinic or apyrimidinic site) lyase yields the protein MPELPEVEVVRRGLARWVTGRRVADVAVHHPRPVRRHLAGPEDLAARLAGTTVTDVVRRGKFLWAELDSGEALLAHLGMSGQLLLQPADAPDERHLRVRVRFDDAPRGGRELRFVDQRMFGGLAVVALHPTPDGGPGGVGGALDEAGTGGPSAPLLPAGVGHIARDPLDPHLRVPALVERFRARRTGVKRALLDQTLVSGIGNIYADEALWRSRLHGERPASGLTRPAVRRLLDDVRAVMTDALGAGGTSFDSLYVDVNGSSGYFERGLAVYGREGRPCPRCGTPVRRAAFMNRSSHWCPACQPASRPRPAPAVLGGAG from the coding sequence GTGCCTGAGCTGCCCGAGGTGGAGGTCGTGCGCCGCGGCCTGGCCCGCTGGGTGACCGGACGGCGCGTGGCCGACGTCGCGGTGCACCACCCGCGGCCCGTGCGGCGCCACCTGGCCGGCCCCGAGGACCTCGCCGCCCGCCTCGCGGGCACGACCGTGACGGACGTCGTGCGGCGCGGGAAGTTCCTGTGGGCCGAGCTGGACTCCGGGGAGGCGCTGCTGGCCCACCTCGGCATGAGCGGCCAGCTGCTGCTGCAGCCCGCCGACGCCCCCGACGAGCGGCACCTGCGGGTGCGGGTGCGCTTCGACGACGCGCCCCGAGGCGGGCGCGAGCTGCGCTTCGTCGACCAGCGCATGTTCGGGGGCCTCGCCGTGGTGGCCCTGCACCCGACGCCCGACGGCGGCCCGGGCGGCGTCGGCGGCGCGCTCGACGAGGCCGGCACCGGGGGGCCGTCCGCGCCGCTGCTGCCCGCCGGGGTCGGCCACATCGCCCGCGACCCCCTCGACCCGCACCTGCGCGTCCCGGCGCTGGTGGAGCGCTTCCGCGCCCGGCGCACCGGCGTCAAGCGGGCGCTGCTCGACCAGACCCTCGTCTCCGGGATCGGCAACATCTACGCCGACGAGGCGCTGTGGCGCTCGCGGCTGCACGGCGAGCGGCCGGCGTCGGGGCTGACCCGCCCGGCGGTGCGCCGACTGCTGGACGACGTGCGCGCGGTGATGACCGACGCGCTGGGTGCCGGCGGCACGAGCTTCGACAGCCTCTACGTCGACGTCAACGGCTCCAGCGGGTACTTCGAGCGGGGCCTGGCCGTCTACGGGCGCGAGGGGCGCCCCTGCCCGCGGTGCGGGACGCCGGTGCGCCGGGCGGCCTTCATGAACCGCTCCTCGCACTGGTGCCCGGCGTGCCAGCCGGCCTCGCGCCCGCGCCCGGCCCCCGCCGTCCTGGGAGGCGCCGGATGA
- a CDS encoding acylphosphatase: protein MTGGGPERLLATVSGRVQGVGFRFWTARRARELGLTGWAANLPDGRVEVVAQGPRERLEELLAALREGTGGRPGRVDGVEVARGAPDPDAEAGFATR, encoded by the coding sequence ATGACCGGGGGAGGCCCCGAGCGGCTGCTCGCCACGGTCTCCGGGCGGGTGCAGGGCGTCGGGTTCCGGTTCTGGACGGCGCGACGGGCCCGGGAGCTGGGCCTGACCGGCTGGGCGGCGAACCTGCCCGACGGGCGGGTGGAGGTCGTCGCCCAGGGCCCGCGCGAGCGCCTCGAGGAGCTGCTCGCCGCGCTGCGCGAGGGCACCGGCGGTCGGCCCGGGCGCGTCGACGGCGTCGAGGTCGCCCGGGGCGCGCCCGACCCGGACGCCGAGGCCGGCTTCGCCACCCGCTGA